The DNA sequence CCCGTCGAACAGCCCGTAGACGACGTTGAGGTTGAGCACGCCGTCGGCGACCGAGTCGACGGTGGTCCCACAGCAGTTACGGAATCGTACGTTCAGGGGGTCGTCCTCCGACGGGCTGTAGAAGCTCCCGTCGGTCGCGTTCGTGGCGTTCTCGCCGGACTCCTGGGCGGCGGCGGGGCCGGTGAGGGCGACCGCACCGACCGCGGCCGACAGCACCACCAGCACGGCGAGACTCACGCTCCGATATACCTTGGTTCGTGTCATTGTGTGTATAGCAACCGTGAAACGGCAACGTCGGCACGGCAGCGCGGACCGCGGCGGCCGAAACCGCACTCGTCGCCGTATTCGGTATCGGTGGGAACGAAACGCCTGAATAGTATATTCTTTTTGGTATCAATTCGAGCGAAACTCACTCGCGCGGTCGCTTCAACGATAACACGGTGCGGTCGAACCTACAGACGACCTCCTCGTCCTGGTTCAGCGCCTCGACGTGCATCGTCACGACCCCGCGCTCGCCGTCGCTGGTCTCCCGTTTCTCGACCACCGTCGAACGCGCGTGGATGGTGTCGCCGTGGAAGACCGGTCGTGGATGCTCCACGTCGTCGTACGAGAGGTTGGCGACGATGGTGCCGTCGCTGGTCTCGGGGATCGTGAGCCCAACCGCGAGGCTGAGCGTGTAGAGCCCGTTGACGAGGCGCTCGCCGAACTCGGTCCCCGCGGCGAACTCGCTATCGAGGTGGAGGGGCTGCTGGTTCATCGTCATGTCACAGAAGCGCTGATTGTCGCCCTCGGAGATCGTTCGGTGTTTGTCGTGCTCGATGGTCTCCCCGACCTCGAACCCCTCGTAGTAGCGCCCGGTCATAGCAGGATCCGGCACGCCCGAGACGAAAACGCGTCGATCGTGCGAGGATCTGGTATGATACACAACCACACTGTAAAAATATATATGGCCTTGAGGTCGTGATACGGAACACGGACGCCGGCCAGTCATCGGCCCTGACCAACGGTCGTGACCGGCGGGCATCGAACCCGACCCAGCATGACCACGACAGCTCCACCCGAAACCGACGAACCGTTCGAGACCGCAGCCGACACCGCCCGCCGCCAGCTCGACCGTGCCGCGGCGTACATCGACGTCGACCCCGGCACCGTCGAGCGGCTCAAACACCCGAAATCCGTCCACCGGGTATCGGTCCCGATCGAACGCGAGAACGGCGAAACCGAGGTCTACAGGGGGTATCGCGCCCAGCACGACAGCGCGCGCGGGCCGTTCAAGGGTGGGCTCCGCTACCATCCCGGCGTGACCGCCGAGGAGTGCATCGGCCTCTCGATGTGGATGACCTGGAAGTGCGCGGTGATGAACATCCCCTTCGGCGGTGGGAAGGGTGGCATCGTGGTCGACCCCAAGGACCTCTCCGAGAGCGAGATCGAACAGCTCACCCGCCGGTTCGCCGAGGAGCTGCGCAACGTCATCGGACCGATGCGGGACATCCCCGCACCCGACATGGGCACCGGGAGCCGGGAGATGGCCTGGTTCATGGACGCCTACTCGATGCAGGAGGGCGAGACCATCCCCGGCGTCGTCACGGGCAAACCGCCGGTCGTCGGGGGGAGCTACGGTCGCGAGGAGGCCCCCGGTCGGAGCGCGGCGATCATCACCCGCGAGGTGCTCGGGTACTACGACCGGGACATCACCGAGACGACGGTCGCGATCCAGGGGTTCGGGAGCGTGGGCGCGAACGCCGCCCGGCTGCTGGATTCGTACGGCGCGAACGTCGTGGCGGTCTCGGACGTCGACGGCGGGATCTACGACCCCGCCGGGCTCGACACCGAGGCGGTGATATCACACGAGGAACAGCCCGGCATGGTATCCGGTGACGCCGCGTCGGATACGCTCTCGAACGCCGAACTCCTCGAACTCGACGTCGACGTGGTGATCCCCGCCGCGATCGGCAACGTCCTCACCGCCGACAACGCCGACGACGTGCGCGCCGACATCGTGATCGAGGGCGCGAACGGGCCGACGACGACCCACGGCGACGAGATCCTCAACCGACGCGGTATCCCCGTGGTCCCCGACATCCTCGCCAACGCCGGCGGCGTGACGGTAAGCTACTTCGAGTGGCTTCAGGACATCAACCGGCGCGCGTGGTCGATCGAGGTGGTCAACGAGGAACTCGACGACGAGATGGTGTCGGCGTGGAACGACGTCCGCGAGGCGTTCGAGACCCACGACGGCGCGACGTGGCGTGAGGCCGCCTACATCGTCGGGCTCCGACGTGTCGGTGCGGCTCACAGCGCACGCGGCCTCTGGCCCTGAAGCCCGTAGATTAACGTCGTTCGTCCACCTCCCCCCGACATGGCTAGGCGAAGCGTGCTGTTCACGCCGGGTGACCGCCCCGAGATGCTTCGAAAGGCCCCGACGACCGGTGCCGACGTCGTCGTCTTCGACCTGGAGGACGCGGTCGCCCCCGAACGGATGGTCGAGGCCCGCGAGGCGGTCAACGACGTTCTGACGACGGATTTCGACCCGGACTGTGAGGTCTGCGTACGGGTCACCGCCGAGGCGGTCGAGGCGGACCTCGACGTCGTCCTTCGAGGTGACCCCCGCCTCGACGCGGTGATGTGCCCGAAAGTCGACTCCGTGGCGGACGTCGAGCGGGTCGCCGACGCGCTCTCGGACCGCGCCGTCGATCGCCCTATCTTCGCCTTGGTCGAGACCGCTCGGGGCGTACTGGAGGCTCCGGCGATCGCCGCGGCCGACCCGACGACGGCGGTCTGTTTCGGGGCCGAGGACCTCGCCGCCGATATCGGGGCGACCCGGACCTCCGAGGGAACCGAAGTGCTCTACGCCCGCGAGCGGGTCGTGCTCGCGGCGAGCGCCGCCGGGGTGGACGCGGTCGACATCGTCTTCACCGCGATCGAGGACGGCGAGGGATTGGCCGAGGAGACCGCGTTCGGGGCGGGGCTCGGCTACGACGGCAAGATGGTGATCCATCCGTCCCAGGTCGCCGTCGTCAACGATGCCTACACCCCGACGCCCGAGCGGGTCGAGTGGGCCGAACGCGTGCTCGACGCCCGCGACCGGGCCGCGAACGAGGGCCGCGGCGTGTTCCGGGTCGACGACGAGATGGTCGACGCGCCGCTCGTCGCGCAGGCCGAACGGGTAGTCGAACTCGCCCGTGCCGCCGACGCGTGATCAGATCATTATACTATATCCATGATATTCATTCGACGCCCTTAACAGGTGTCTCGACGATCGACTAGAGGATGTCCGAGGACGTGAACCCTTTCGAGAGCCTCCACGAACAGATAGACGACGCCGCCGCGGTCCTCGACGTTGCCCCGGGGGTTCTCGACCGGTTCAAGCACCCAGAACGCGTGCTCGAAACCACGCTTTCGATAGAACGCGACGACGGCTCGCTCGCTACCTTCGACGCCTTCCGCTCGCAGTACAACGGCGACCGTGGCCCGTACAAGGGCGGGCTCCGGTATCACCCGAACGTCACGCGTGACGAGGTGAAGGCGCTCTCGGGGTGGATGGCCTACAAGTGCGCGATGGTCGACATCCCCTACGGTGGCGGGAAGGGCGGGATCACGGTCGACCCGGAGGATTTGTCGGAAAACGAACTCGAACGTCTCACCCGGGCGTTCGGGGCCGAACTTCGGCGGGTCATCGGACCCGACGTCGACGTTCCCGCGCCCGACGTCAACACCGGCCCGCGCGAGATGAACTGGCTGAAGGACACCTACGAGACGCTCGAAAACACCACCGCGCCGGGTGTCGTCACGGGCAAGGCGCTCGAATCCGGCGGGAGCGAGGGGCGGGTCGAGGCCACGGGTCGGTCGGTGATGTTCACCGCGCGCGAGGCGTTCGACTATCTCGACATCGACCTCGACGGCGCGACGGTCGCGGTCGAGGGCTACGGCAACGTCGGCGCGATCGCGGCCCGGCTCCTCGAAGACGAGGGCGCGACCATCGTGGCGGTCTCCGATTCGAGCGGCGGGGTCCACAGCCCGGAGGGCCTCGACGCCCAAGCGGTCAGGGACCACAAGACCGAGACCGGGAGCGTCGAGGGCGCGCCCGACATCGAGGAACGGCTCACCGACGAGGAGCTCCTGACCCTCGACGTCGACCTCCTCATCCCCGCCGCACTCGAAAACGCGATCGACGGCGACCTCGCCGAGGAGGTCGAGGCCGACGTCATCGTGGAGGGCGCGAACGGGCCGCTCACGCCGCGGGCCGACGACGTGTTGAGCGACCGTGACGTCGCGGTCTTCCCCGACGTGCTCGCGAACGCCGGCGGGGTCACGGTGTCGTACTTCGAGTGGGTGCAGAACCGTCAGCGGTTCTACTGGGACGAGGAGCGGGTCAACGACGAGCTCGAGACGGTGATGGTCGAGGCGTTCGAGGACCTCGTCGAGACATACGAGGACCGCGGGCTGCCGAGCTTTCGGACGGCGGCCTACGTGGTCGGGCTCTCGCGACTCCTCGACGCCTACGACGAGGCCGGCACCTTCCCCTGAAGCGCCGGAGAGAGCGGATGTTTATGCCCCCACGCGTCCAACCGAGGGCGCGATGGTCTACAAGAAGATCACGATGATCGGTACCAGCGAGGAGAGCTTCGAGGCCGCAACCGACGCCGCGATCGACCGCGCCGAGGAGACCCTCAACGAAGTGACGTGGGCGACGGCCGAGAACCTCGGGGTCGACATCGGGGACACGGGCGAGCGTGAGTACCAGGTCGAAGTCGAGATCGCGTTCGAACTCGACGAGTAACTCCGACGAGATCCGCCGGCCAGTCGTGCCGGCGGTGCGGTCGCGGTACGGTCGGCGGTCGCGGTGCGGACCTGGTGGATGAAGGGCGAGGTCGTTCGAAAGGCGCGGAGCGCCTTTCGTGATGACGAGAAAGCTTCGCTCTCTCGAACCAACGCGAAGCGTCCGAGGGCTTCGGCGGTGGCGGACGCGGTGTGGGAGGTCAGTGGTCGTACCGCGAGCGACCGGCGGGAGCGAGCGGGCCAAGGAACCCCCGAGCGAAGCGAGTGGGGTGACGCGGTCTGCGTGAGTGGAACGAACGCAGGCTCGGCAGAGCTACGCTCTGCCGGTGGCTTATCCACATTTTGCCAGGGGAGCGAACGGCGCGAGGTTCGACCGAAGGGAGAACCTCGGATGCGAACGGGGAACGGAGTGACCCGTGAGCGAAGTGAGCGACCGCAGCAAAAGGTGGGGCTTGAGGTGGGGGGTTCTAGAGTACTCGTTTCCCGAGCGCGCTCGCGAGGAGTTCGACACCGAGTTCGGCGGTCTCGTTGTGTGAGTCGAGGATCGGGTTGGCCTCGACGACTTCGAGCGAGCGGAGCATGGACTCGCGTTCGGCGACGGTCTCCAGCGCGGAGTGGGCCTCGCGGTAGGTCACGCCGCCCCTGACGGGCGTCCCGACGCCGGGGGCGTGGCGGGGGTCGAGCCAGTCGAGGTCGAGGCTCACGTGAACACCGTCGACGTCACGGGTGGCGATGTCGAGCGCGTCCTCGGTGACGTCGACCACGCCCCGCTCGTCGATGTCGGACATGGTGAAGGCGGTGACGTCGGACTCGCGGATGCGCTCGCGTTCGGGGTCGTCGACGCTTCGGAGGCCGACGAGGACGACGTTCTCCTCGCGGAGGGTCGGCGCGTTGGCCCACGGGGTGTCGGCGAACGAGCCCCAGCCGAGCGCGGCGGCGAGCGGCATCCCGTGAACGTTGCCCGAGGGGGTGGTCTCGGGCGTGTTGACGTCGCTGTGGGCGTCGAACCAGATCGCGCCGAGGCTTGCCTCGCGGGCGCTGCCGGCGAGCGAGCCGATGGCGATCGAGTGGTCGCCGCCGAGCACCAACGGGAGGTCGTTCGTGGCGACCGCGTCGGCGACCTCGTCGGCGAGGCGGCCACAGACCGATTCGATCTCGTCGAGGTACTTCGCCCGGGGGTCGCGGGTCTCGGGGTCGCGCTCCTCGGCGTGGGAGACCGAGAGGTCGCCCGCGTCGGTGTACGACCGGCCGATAGAGTCGAGTGTGGCGGCGAGGCCCGCGTATCGGAGGGCGGAGGGACCCATGTCGACCCCGCGGCGGTCGGCCCCGAGGTCCATCGGTACCCCGATGGTTCTGATTGCCATGGTCGTTCCAGTTCGACCCCCGACGGGCAAAAGTCGTCCCCATCGCCGTCCGTGTGGTGGTTGCATCGTCCCGGTACCGTCGACCGTCCCGGTGTTCGTCTTCAAATTTTTGGTTCGAGATTCGAATCCCGTGCAGGTTCGGGGCCCGAAACCCGAAAACCGTCGTGAGAAAGAGCTCCTCGTTTCCGTTCATCGATAATTACGCACACGGCCACCCGTCGGGTTTAAGGGACCCTGTAACCAACACGGACTTATGTCATCTATCGAACTCACGGACAGTCAGAAGAAGATCCTCCAGGAGCTCGTCGACCTCTACCGGGAGAGCGAAACCGCAGTGAAGGGGGAGGCGATCGCCGAGATGGTCGACCGGAACCCGGGCACGATACGCAACCAGATGCAGAGCCTGAAAGCCCTCCAGCTGGTCGAGGGGGTCCCGGGGCCGAAGGGTGGCTACAAGCCGACGGCGAACGCGTACAACGCGCTCGACATCGAGGAGATGGACGAGCCGGAGTCCGTCCCCCTCAGCCACAACGGCGAGCGCGTCGAGACGTTGATCGTCCAGGAGATCAACCTCCTCAGCGTTCATCACCCCGAGAAGTGCCGGGCCGAGATCCACATCCAGGGGTCGGTACGGGACTTCCACGAGGGTGACAAGGTAACCGTCGGCCCGACGCCGAAATCGAGGCTCGCGATCACGGGTACCGTCGACGGCACCGTCGACACCGACAACACCCTGATCATCAACACCGAGGGCATGGAAGCCCCGGCCGACGGCTAGTACACACGATTCGCCCGACGTATCGAGCGGTACGAGCGACGAACGGCGGTCGCGGTGCGGGTGCGGTGCGACCGCGGTGCGGTCGGCGGCCTGTGGTGGGTGCGGGCCTGGTGTCTCGGCGAACGAATGTGAGCCGAGGCTCAGGAGCGTGTGCTCTCCTGGTGGATGAAGGGCGAGCGAACGAAGTGAGCGAGGGCTTCGGCGGAGGCGATGCTGTGCCAGGGCGGTTGCGGAATTGTTAGTCGTTGTACCGCGAACGAGCGAAGCGAGTGAGCGGCGGTTTTTAGTCCAGGTTTTTGCGAGGAGTGGTTCGCGAGCGCAGCGAGCGAACCCGACGAGGAAAAAAGTGGGTGTGTTCAGCGCCCGCGAACGAAGGCGGAGAGCCGGTCGGCGAGCCCGGCGCGGTCGCCGAGTTTGAGGTAGTAGGCCGCGCCGCCGTCCTCGTAGTAGTGTTCGATGTGGCGCTCGACCTCGAAGCCGATGTGTTTGTAGAACGCGACGGCGGCCTCGTTGGTCGCGCGGGCGTGGCAGGTCACGGTGTCGTGTTCCTCGGCGACGGTGGCGATGAGGCGGCCGCCGAAGCCCTCGCCGCGGTGGTCGCCGTCGATGGCGAGAAAGAGAACGTAGCCGTCGCGTCGGACCGCCGCGAAGCCGATGAGCGAGTCGGCCGCGTCGGCGTCGTGGTCGCCGGCGAACAGGAGGTGGACGGTGGCGCGACGGTAGGCGTCGGTGAAGAAGCCGCGGCGCTGTTTGAGCACACCCTCCCGCTCGCGGATGCGCTCTTTCAGCTCCCACGCCGAACCGACGTGCTCGTCGCTGCCCGACTCGACGATACTGGTCGTGACATCGACGCTCACTGGCTCCCGAATAACACATGGGGGACCATAACTCCACCGCCCAGTCGGCCATCACCCACCCGGCACGGGATTGCACAACGCTTTCGAGTGAAGCCCATCTTCGACGGATATGTCTACACCTCGCGACGCCGAGTCGGCCCAAAGCGGGATCGTCGGGCGGGTTCGAGAGTGGCTCATCAGCGGGGCCGCGCTCACGATCCCCTTCATCATCACGGTGATGGTGCTCGGGTTCGTGCTCAACTTCCTCAGCAACGTCCTCACACCGGTGGTCGAGGCCGCGGGGGTGGTGGGACTCAACGAACCCGTTCGGAGCCTCGCCCGGTCGATCGGACTCGGCCCCGCCTTCGGGTCGGTGTTCATCGAGTTCGGGACGGTACTCGCGTTGGTAGCACTGGTGCTCGTCGTGGGCTTCGCCGCGAACGCCACCTCCTCGAAACACGGCTTCTCGGAGTGGTTCCACACCGCGATGGAGGCCATCCCCGGCGTCGGGTCGGTCTACACGAGTTTTCGCCGGATGAGCGACGTCCTGCTCGAGAGCGACACCAGCAGCTTCCAGGAGGTCAAACTCATCGAGTTCCCGAACGAGGGGACCTACTCGTTCGCGTTCGTGACCGCGACGCCGCCCGATACGATCAACGAGGCGGCGAACCACGACGACCTCCGGACGCTGTTCATGCCGCTCGCGCCGAACCCCGTGATGGGGGGGTTCCTGGTTCACGTCCCGAGCGCCCGGGTCTACGACGTCGATATGACCGTCGAGCAGGCCGTCAGCGCGATCGTCACCAGCGGCGTGGCGATCGGTGAAACCGACGAGGCGGCCGGACTCTCGGCCGACGAACTCGCGGCGCTCGGGCAGTACGACACCGAACGGACCAACCTCGAAGAGGGGCTCGTCGGCGCGCCGGCGGAGCGGGGGTCGGCGAGCGAACGCGAGACGGACGACGACCGGTAACCGGCTACCGAAGGAAGTCGAACGAGACGTCGGCGG is a window from the Halococcus hamelinensis 100A6 genome containing:
- a CDS encoding HpcH/HpaI aldolase/citrate lyase family protein, which gives rise to MARRSVLFTPGDRPEMLRKAPTTGADVVVFDLEDAVAPERMVEAREAVNDVLTTDFDPDCEVCVRVTAEAVEADLDVVLRGDPRLDAVMCPKVDSVADVERVADALSDRAVDRPIFALVETARGVLEAPAIAAADPTTAVCFGAEDLAADIGATRTSEGTEVLYARERVVLAASAAGVDAVDIVFTAIEDGEGLAEETAFGAGLGYDGKMVIHPSQVAVVNDAYTPTPERVEWAERVLDARDRAANEGRGVFRVDDEMVDAPLVAQAERVVELARAADA
- the gdhB gene encoding glutamate dehydrogenase GdhB translates to MTTTAPPETDEPFETAADTARRQLDRAAAYIDVDPGTVERLKHPKSVHRVSVPIERENGETEVYRGYRAQHDSARGPFKGGLRYHPGVTAEECIGLSMWMTWKCAVMNIPFGGGKGGIVVDPKDLSESEIEQLTRRFAEELRNVIGPMRDIPAPDMGTGSREMAWFMDAYSMQEGETIPGVVTGKPPVVGGSYGREEAPGRSAAIITREVLGYYDRDITETTVAIQGFGSVGANAARLLDSYGANVVAVSDVDGGIYDPAGLDTEAVISHEEQPGMVSGDAASDTLSNAELLELDVDVVIPAAIGNVLTADNADDVRADIVIEGANGPTTTHGDEILNRRGIPVVPDILANAGGVTVSYFEWLQDINRRAWSIEVVNEELDDEMVSAWNDVREAFETHDGATWREAAYIVGLRRVGAAHSARGLWP
- the rocF gene encoding arginase, encoding MAIRTIGVPMDLGADRRGVDMGPSALRYAGLAATLDSIGRSYTDAGDLSVSHAEERDPETRDPRAKYLDEIESVCGRLADEVADAVATNDLPLVLGGDHSIAIGSLAGSAREASLGAIWFDAHSDVNTPETTPSGNVHGMPLAAALGWGSFADTPWANAPTLREENVVLVGLRSVDDPERERIRESDVTAFTMSDIDERGVVDVTEDALDIATRDVDGVHVSLDLDWLDPRHAPGVGTPVRGGVTYREAHSALETVAERESMLRSLEVVEANPILDSHNETAELGVELLASALGKRVL
- a CDS encoding Rrf2 family transcriptional regulator — encoded protein: MSSIELTDSQKKILQELVDLYRESETAVKGEAIAEMVDRNPGTIRNQMQSLKALQLVEGVPGPKGGYKPTANAYNALDIEEMDEPESVPLSHNGERVETLIVQEINLLSVHHPEKCRAEIHIQGSVRDFHEGDKVTVGPTPKSRLAITGTVDGTVDTDNTLIINTEGMEAPADG
- a CDS encoding GNAT family N-acetyltransferase, with protein sequence MSVDVTTSIVESGSDEHVGSAWELKERIREREGVLKQRRGFFTDAYRRATVHLLFAGDHDADAADSLIGFAAVRRDGYVLFLAIDGDHRGEGFGGRLIATVAEEHDTVTCHARATNEAAVAFYKHIGFEVERHIEHYYEDGGAAYYLKLGDRAGLADRLSAFVRGR
- a CDS encoding Glu/Leu/Phe/Val family dehydrogenase — translated: MSEDVNPFESLHEQIDDAAAVLDVAPGVLDRFKHPERVLETTLSIERDDGSLATFDAFRSQYNGDRGPYKGGLRYHPNVTRDEVKALSGWMAYKCAMVDIPYGGGKGGITVDPEDLSENELERLTRAFGAELRRVIGPDVDVPAPDVNTGPREMNWLKDTYETLENTTAPGVVTGKALESGGSEGRVEATGRSVMFTAREAFDYLDIDLDGATVAVEGYGNVGAIAARLLEDEGATIVAVSDSSGGVHSPEGLDAQAVRDHKTETGSVEGAPDIEERLTDEELLTLDVDLLIPAALENAIDGDLAEEVEADVIVEGANGPLTPRADDVLSDRDVAVFPDVLANAGGVTVSYFEWVQNRQRFYWDEERVNDELETVMVEAFEDLVETYEDRGLPSFRTAAYVVGLSRLLDAYDEAGTFP
- a CDS encoding dodecin, encoding MVYKKITMIGTSEESFEAATDAAIDRAEETLNEVTWATAENLGVDIGDTGEREYQVEVEIAFELDE
- a CDS encoding MaoC family dehydratase gives rise to the protein MTGRYYEGFEVGETIEHDKHRTISEGDNQRFCDMTMNQQPLHLDSEFAAGTEFGERLVNGLYTLSLAVGLTIPETSDGTIVANLSYDDVEHPRPVFHGDTIHARSTVVEKRETSDGERGVVTMHVEALNQDEEVVCRFDRTVLSLKRPRE
- a CDS encoding DUF502 domain-containing protein — its product is MSTPRDAESAQSGIVGRVREWLISGAALTIPFIITVMVLGFVLNFLSNVLTPVVEAAGVVGLNEPVRSLARSIGLGPAFGSVFIEFGTVLALVALVLVVGFAANATSSKHGFSEWFHTAMEAIPGVGSVYTSFRRMSDVLLESDTSSFQEVKLIEFPNEGTYSFAFVTATPPDTINEAANHDDLRTLFMPLAPNPVMGGFLVHVPSARVYDVDMTVEQAVSAIVTSGVAIGETDEAAGLSADELAALGQYDTERTNLEEGLVGAPAERGSASERETDDDR